TGCTCGGCCGCGGACGGCTGCACTCGGCGGCCTGCCACCACCCGGCGCTCGACCTGCTCGGCGCGGGTGCGCCGGGCGGCCGCCGGTTGGTGGACGGCACCGACCCGGAGGACCCCGACGGCCGCGAGAGCGACGGCCGGGAAAGCGAGCCCGTGACATGAGCCTGATCTCCGTCGCCGATGCCCACGTCGTCCACAAGGCGCGTACCGGCGGGCTGCTGTCCCGCGACCGTGTGTACGCGCTGACCGGCGCCGACCTCGACATCACCGCGGGCGAGACGGTCGGCGTGGTCGGCGAGTCGGGCTGCGGGAAGTCCACCCTGGCCCGGGTGCTCGTGGGCGCGCAGCGGCCGACCTCGGGCACCGTCTCCTTCCGCGGCAAGGACCTGTGGGCGATGAGCGCGCGGGAGCGGCGCCTGGCCATCGGCCGCCACACCGGGATGATCTTCCAGGACCCCTCCACCGCCCTGAACCGCCGGCTGACCATCCGGCAGATCCTGCGCGACCCGCTGGACGTGCACCGGCGCGGCACCCCGGCTCAGCGGGAGGAGCGGGTAAGGGAGTTGATGGAGCTGGTGGGCCTGCCGAAGGTGCTCGCCCAGGGGCTGCCCGGACAGCTCTCGGGCGGTCAGCGCCAGCGTGTCGCCATCGCCCGCGCGCTCGCCCTGCAGCCCGAGCTCATCATCGCCGACGAGCCCACCAGCGCCCTCGACGTCTCGGTACGCGCCCAGATCCTCAATCTGCTGCTCGACCTCAAGGACCGGCTCGGCATCGCCCTCGTCTTCGTCTCGCACGACATCCAGACCGTGCGGCGGATGAGCGACCGTGTGATCACCATGTACCTCGGCCGGATCGTGGAGGAGTCACCCGCCACCGAGGTGACCGCGCACGCCCGCCACCCCTACACCCGCGCCCTCTTCTCGGCGACCCCCGGCCTGCTCGCCCCGATCGACCCGATCCCGCTGGCCGGTCCGGTGCCCTCGGCGACCCGTCCGCCGAGCGGCTGCCCCTTCCGCACCCGCTGCTGGAAGGCCGACGACGAGTGCGCGACGATCATGCCGGAGTTCTCCGGCACCGGGCAGGCCCACCGCTTCCGCTGCCACCACCCGGTAGGCGGCGGGGAATCCATTCACGACCTCGTCCTCCAGGCGACGGCACCGAAGGAGCCCTGATGTCACTGCCCACCCCGTTGACCGGTGTCGTACCACCCGTCTGCACGCCCCTGACCCCGGACAACGAGGTGGACACAGCCTCCCTCGCACGTCTCGTGGACCATCTCGTCGAAGGCGGTGTGGACGGCCTGTTCGTGCTCGGCTCCTCCTCCGAGGCCGCCTATCTGCCCGACCGGCACCGAAGGACCGTCGTGGACACGGTCGTACGGCATGTGGCGGGCCAACTGCCCGTACTCGCCGGAGCCATCGACATGACCGCGCTGCGGGTACTGGACCACGCGACGGCGGCCCGTGCCGCCGGCGCCGATGGCATCGTTGTCACCGCCCCGTTCTACACCCGCACGCACCCCGCCGAGATCGCCCGCCACTACCAAGTGGTCGCCGAGCGGGCCGGGTTGCCCCTCTTCGCCTACGACCTGCCGGTCTCCGTGCACTCCAAACTGGGCGCCGACCTCGTCCTGGAGCTGGCCGAACGCTCCGTCCTCGCGGGCCTGAAGGACTCCAGCGGCGACGAGGGCGGCCTGCGCAAGGTGCTGCTCGGCCGGACCCGCGAGGGGCTCGACTCCTTCACCGTCCTCACCGGCTCGGAGCTCACCGTCGACTCGGCGTTCGCCATGGGCGCCGACGGCGTGGTGCCCGGCCTCGGCAACGTGGACCCGCACGGCTACGTACGGCTCGCCCGCCTGTGCCGGGCGGGCGACTGGCAGGGCGCCCGCGCCGAACAGGACCGTCTCACCGCCCTGTTCGGCATCGTGGACGTCGGCGACCCGACCCGCATCGGCCCCAGCTCGTCCGGCCTCGGCGCGTTCAAGGCGGCCCTGCACCTGCGCGGCGTGATCGACTGCCCGGTCACCGCGGATCCTCAACTCCCGCTCACCGAGGACGAGGTACTGCGGATCGGCAAGCACCTGGCGGCGGCCGGGCTGCTGTGAATCGGCTGAACGGGACGCTGTGACCGGGCAGTTGTGAGGGGGCGGCAGGTGCCGCCCCCTCCGTCACCCGGTCCGGTTCAGCCCAGGTCCCGCAGCGGGATGCGGCGGAACTCCACGGTCTCGTACGTGCCGCGTACGCCGGTCTCGTAGAGGATGCCGACGGTCGCCCGGTCGGTCTGCACCAAGTCCGAGTAGGCGGCGGGCTGTTCGGAGAGCAGCAGCTTGCGGCGGAAGGTCGCGCCCTGGTCCGTGGAGGCCCAGATCGCCATCGAGCGGCGGGCGGTGGGCACCGAGGGGCCGGAGAACAACAACGGCGCCCGGTGGCCCGCCGCCTGGAGCACACTGGCCTGGACGATCGGCACGTCGTTCAGCGTCGGCTGGACCCGGTAGGGCCGCTCCAGCGTGCGCCCGCCGTCGCCGGAGTACGCGTCGAGCCGGTTGCCGGTGGAGGTGCCGTGCTGGTCGCGTGAGCTGAAGTACAGCCTTCCGCCCGGGAGTTGGGCCGCCGTCGACTCGTTGGCGTTGTCGACGCCCTCGTAGGAATCCTCGACGAAGCCGAGCCGCCAGGTGCGCCCACCGTTGTCGCTGAGCAGCGCGTGGGCCCCGTAGTACTTGGGCTCCTGGCCGGTGTCGGCGGAACCGGCGGGCGGGGCGACGGAGTGGTTGGCGGGCACCACCAGCCGGCCCCGGTGCGGCCCCTCGGTCAGCGCCACGGCGTGCCCCGGGCCGGTGGCGTACCAGCGCCAGCCCGGCCGTTTGACGTCGGCGGTGATCTCGCGCGGCGACGAGAAGTGCCGTCCGTCGTCCCGGCTGCTCTGCACGAACACCCGGCGGCTCTGCTCCGCGGTGACCTCGCCGCGCATTATCTGCGCCTCCGTCACCTTGCCGCTGTTGTACGAGGTCAGCAGCACCACCCGGCCACTGCGCGGGTCGACGACCGGCGCCGGGTTCCCCCGGGTGTCGCCGCCGCCCGCGGCCACCACGCTCATCGGGCCCCAGGTGCAGCCGCCGTCCCGCGAACGCCGCAGCACTACATCGATGTTGCCGGTGTCCCCCGCCCCGCCGACCCGGCCCTCGGCGAAGGCGAGCACGGTACCGGCCCGGGTCCGTACGGCGGCCGGGATGCGATAGGTGTCGTAGCCGCCCTGCCCCGACACGAAGGGGACGGACGAGGTGCAACGGGCCTGCCCGGAGGCCGAGTTGGCATGCGCGGCGGGAGTGGCGAGGGTTGCCGCGGCCAGTGCGGTGAGTCCGGCGGCAAGGCAGGTGAGGGTGCGGCGTCTCGTGGCAGGCATCGCTCTCCTAGCGGGGCGGGACATGCGGGACATGGGACGTGGGATGTTCCCCGCGCGGAAAGTATCGACGGCCGGTGGGGACGGCAAGAGGCGCGGGGCCGGAGGAGTGAGAAGTGGGGCGCGCCCGGCCGTTCGGCCCAGGGCACGCCCCACCTTGCTCACCGCATCGCGCGCCTCACCGCTGCCCGGGCGTCACCAGCCCCGACTCGTAGGCCACGATGACCAGTTGGGCGCGGTCGCGGGCGCCGAGTTTGCCCATGATGCGGCTGACGTGGGTCTTGGCGGTGAGCGGGCTGAGGCCCAGCGCGTTGGCGATCTCGGCGTTGTTGAGTCCGCGGGCGACCAGGGTGAGCACCTGCCGCTCCCGCTCGGAGAGCCCCTCCGGACCGCCGACCAGGTCGACCTTGGTGACCGGCGTCGACAGGAAACGGGCGATCAGCCGGGAGGTCGGCCCGGGCGAGAGCAGCGCGTCACCGGCGGCCACCGTGCGGATGGCGTCCAGGAGTTCGGCGGGACGGGTGTCCTTGACCAGGAACCCGGAGGCCCCGGCGCGCAGGGCGTC
This is a stretch of genomic DNA from Streptomyces sp. NA04227. It encodes these proteins:
- a CDS encoding ABC transporter ATP-binding protein, translating into MSLISVADAHVVHKARTGGLLSRDRVYALTGADLDITAGETVGVVGESGCGKSTLARVLVGAQRPTSGTVSFRGKDLWAMSARERRLAIGRHTGMIFQDPSTALNRRLTIRQILRDPLDVHRRGTPAQREERVRELMELVGLPKVLAQGLPGQLSGGQRQRVAIARALALQPELIIADEPTSALDVSVRAQILNLLLDLKDRLGIALVFVSHDIQTVRRMSDRVITMYLGRIVEESPATEVTAHARHPYTRALFSATPGLLAPIDPIPLAGPVPSATRPPSGCPFRTRCWKADDECATIMPEFSGTGQAHRFRCHHPVGGGESIHDLVLQATAPKEP
- a CDS encoding dihydrodipicolinate synthase family protein is translated as MSLPTPLTGVVPPVCTPLTPDNEVDTASLARLVDHLVEGGVDGLFVLGSSSEAAYLPDRHRRTVVDTVVRHVAGQLPVLAGAIDMTALRVLDHATAARAAGADGIVVTAPFYTRTHPAEIARHYQVVAERAGLPLFAYDLPVSVHSKLGADLVLELAERSVLAGLKDSSGDEGGLRKVLLGRTREGLDSFTVLTGSELTVDSAFAMGADGVVPGLGNVDPHGYVRLARLCRAGDWQGARAEQDRLTALFGIVDVGDPTRIGPSSSGLGAFKAALHLRGVIDCPVTADPQLPLTEDEVLRIGKHLAAAGLL
- a CDS encoding exo-alpha-sialidase codes for the protein MPATRRRTLTCLAAGLTALAAATLATPAAHANSASGQARCTSSVPFVSGQGGYDTYRIPAAVRTRAGTVLAFAEGRVGGAGDTGNIDVVLRRSRDGGCTWGPMSVVAAGGGDTRGNPAPVVDPRSGRVVLLTSYNSGKVTEAQIMRGEVTAEQSRRVFVQSSRDDGRHFSSPREITADVKRPGWRWYATGPGHAVALTEGPHRGRLVVPANHSVAPPAGSADTGQEPKYYGAHALLSDNGGRTWRLGFVEDSYEGVDNANESTAAQLPGGRLYFSSRDQHGTSTGNRLDAYSGDGGRTLERPYRVQPTLNDVPIVQASVLQAAGHRAPLLFSGPSVPTARRSMAIWASTDQGATFRRKLLLSEQPAAYSDLVQTDRATVGILYETGVRGTYETVEFRRIPLRDLG
- a CDS encoding response regulator transcription factor, with translation MTTTPIRVLLADDQHLVRAAFAMLVESAPDMEVVGQAGTGNEAVELLHSARADLVVMDIRMPGLDGIEATRIIADDASLADVKVLVLTTYATDEHIVDALRAGASGFLVKDTRPAELLDAIRTVAAGDALLSPGPTSRLIARFLSTPVTKVDLVGGPEGLSERERQVLTLVARGLNNAEIANALGLSPLTAKTHVSRIMGKLGARDRAQLVIVAYESGLVTPGQR